From one Ignavibacteria bacterium genomic stretch:
- the nadB gene encoding L-aspartate oxidase, protein MISTDYLVIGSGIAGLTFALKTARHDPNASVLIITKSDESESNTKYAQGGVAVALDNKFDSFEKHIHDTLVAGDGLCDRDVVELVVREGVSRLNELVEWGASFDKLNQEYHLGKEGGHTANRIVHHRDSTGLEIEKTLLMQIHRTPNITVLSHYFAIDIITEHHTDAGLQPPTQTPTCFGAYVLNLHSKKIDKVLSRITLLATGGVGQVYKNTTNPIIATGDGIAMAYRAGADIRNMEFVQFHPTALYVPNESPSFLISEAVRGFGAILRTQDGCEFMHTYDQRKELASRDIVARAIDHELKKRGEEFVYLDCRHLDINDFISQFPNIYLKCKDIGIDVATDLIPVVPAAHYLCGGISVDTNGRTSINNLYACGECSYTGLHGANRLASNSLLEAVVFAHRCYESATNRISQTTVQTAIPDWNAEGTLDPSEQILITQTRKELQELMGSYVGIVRTSERLKRAMERIRIIQKETKNLYDRSILSPQLCELRNLVAVAYLIVKQSMQRKTNKGVFYRAE, encoded by the coding sequence ATGATCAGCACTGACTATCTGGTTATTGGATCGGGAATAGCCGGCCTGACGTTTGCGCTCAAAACTGCCCGGCATGATCCCAATGCTTCTGTCCTGATTATCACAAAGTCAGATGAAAGCGAATCAAATACAAAGTATGCACAGGGTGGAGTGGCCGTTGCACTGGACAACAAGTTTGATTCATTTGAAAAACATATTCACGATACCCTTGTTGCTGGCGACGGTCTGTGTGACAGAGACGTCGTTGAGCTTGTAGTACGCGAGGGCGTAAGCCGACTCAATGAGCTCGTTGAATGGGGAGCTTCGTTTGACAAGCTAAACCAGGAATACCATCTGGGCAAGGAAGGCGGTCATACAGCCAATCGTATCGTTCATCACCGCGATTCTACCGGTCTGGAAATCGAAAAGACGCTTCTGATGCAGATTCATCGCACTCCGAATATCACAGTGCTCTCGCATTACTTTGCTATCGACATCATCACCGAGCATCATACGGATGCGGGCCTTCAGCCCCCTACCCAAACCCCAACCTGTTTCGGAGCCTACGTCTTAAATTTACATAGTAAAAAAATTGACAAAGTGCTGTCGCGCATTACCCTGCTTGCCACCGGAGGAGTGGGTCAGGTGTACAAAAACACAACCAACCCGATAATTGCCACCGGCGATGGTATTGCCATGGCATACCGGGCCGGTGCAGATATCAGGAACATGGAGTTCGTTCAGTTCCATCCAACCGCACTGTACGTTCCCAATGAAAGTCCATCGTTCCTGATTTCGGAAGCTGTAAGGGGCTTTGGCGCAATTCTGCGTACGCAGGATGGGTGCGAGTTCATGCATACGTATGATCAGCGCAAGGAACTTGCCTCACGCGATATTGTAGCTCGTGCAATTGACCACGAACTGAAGAAAAGGGGTGAGGAGTTTGTGTATTTGGACTGCCGGCACCTGGATATCAATGATTTTATTAGTCAGTTCCCCAATATTTATCTGAAGTGCAAAGACATTGGTATCGATGTTGCAACTGACCTGATTCCGGTAGTCCCGGCTGCACACTATTTGTGTGGTGGAATCAGCGTGGATACAAACGGCCGGACCTCGATAAACAACCTTTATGCATGCGGTGAATGCTCATACACCGGACTGCATGGAGCAAACAGACTTGCCTCCAACTCACTGCTCGAAGCCGTTGTTTTCGCACATCGATGCTATGAATCTGCAACGAACCGCATCTCCCAGACAACCGTACAGACTGCAATTCCCGACTGGAATGCCGAAGGAACACTGGACCCAAGTGAGCAGATACTGATTACGCAAACACGAAAGGAACTTCAGGAACTGATGGGCAGCTACGTTGGGATCGTTCGCACCAGCGAACGTTTGAAGCGCGCCATGGAGCGAATACGCATAATTCAGAAAGAAACAAAAAATCTTTATGACAGGAGTATTCTCTCGCCTCAACTGTGCGAGCTCCGCAATCTTGTAGCCGTTGCCTATCTGATCGTAAAGCAGTCCATGCAACGAAAAACCAATAAGGGTGTTTTTTACCGGGCTGAGTAA
- a CDS encoding tetratricopeptide repeat protein, giving the protein MITVFSSYSDEVLDEVDRLLEDLHDGTCPDLYSRVIAIKSRVRPQKTDPSILLQYCATAVRLAETINDPEILAGTYHNVAAVHQGVGDIETSAAFVQKALETIQSSPNTFLLAEILTSQGFVYYQQNKFAEALPAFTEALRLHREVNDKHSVINNTINLGLINFHLGNYPEALSYYSEALETATELNSDEKLGLVNNNIGMVYYMMGEFNRALSYYSNALAIHVRMGNSYILSRDYNNIGLCLWSLGRHDEAIENYQISLEHCDASGYEYLRPTILENLGLVYFATNEYTKVKEYFTKALEGHRQTNQPHSLARLKGNLGMLYAQKDFDEFDVSKAEAYLLQAVHELEAIGSKRELYEYLKELARLYQDMEQWKPALEYYVKYIQVEKEVQSEEARRAAERLDAERIENARQKEIEIERTRSKEREQILNNILPESITTRLINGENPIADYFDSVSILFMDIVGFTGIASTAGVSQILFLLNTVFTITDGIMKEYGLEKIKTIGDAYMAVSGAPVYREDHAHYTAQAALALRDAIGSLSLRDYSSSPDQLKGLPDGIQVRIGVHCGSVAAGVVGNSKFFYDMWGDTVNTAARLESHGQTGKIHVSKAFAVNPFTQSDAYCFVQRGTMEIKGKGLMETYFLERKRFN; this is encoded by the coding sequence ATGATAACGGTTTTTTCCTCATACTCCGATGAAGTCTTGGACGAGGTTGACCGCCTGCTGGAGGATCTGCACGATGGGACCTGCCCGGACCTTTACAGTCGTGTAATCGCGATTAAGTCGCGAGTTCGGCCACAAAAAACCGACCCTTCAATTTTGCTTCAATACTGTGCAACTGCTGTCAGGTTAGCGGAGACGATAAATGATCCTGAGATTCTTGCAGGTACATATCATAACGTTGCCGCCGTACATCAGGGTGTTGGAGATATCGAAACGTCGGCAGCTTTTGTTCAGAAGGCGTTGGAGACAATCCAAAGCAGCCCGAACACATTCCTGTTGGCCGAAATACTAACCTCACAAGGCTTTGTTTACTACCAGCAGAATAAGTTCGCTGAAGCACTGCCGGCCTTTACTGAAGCTCTTCGCTTACATCGTGAAGTTAATGATAAACACTCTGTCATCAATAACACGATAAATCTCGGTCTAATCAATTTTCATCTGGGTAATTACCCTGAGGCGCTATCCTACTATAGCGAAGCTCTTGAAACAGCTACCGAACTGAATTCGGATGAGAAGCTTGGATTAGTAAACAACAATATCGGGATGGTCTATTATATGATGGGAGAGTTTAATCGGGCTCTTTCATATTACTCTAATGCCCTTGCGATACATGTACGGATGGGTAATTCGTACATATTGTCACGCGATTATAATAACATTGGATTGTGTTTATGGAGTTTGGGCCGACATGATGAGGCAATTGAGAACTACCAGATCAGCCTTGAGCACTGTGATGCCTCGGGATATGAATATCTGAGGCCTACGATTTTGGAAAACCTAGGACTGGTGTACTTTGCCACGAATGAATACACCAAGGTTAAGGAGTATTTCACAAAAGCACTGGAAGGACACAGGCAGACAAACCAACCACACTCGTTGGCCCGGCTGAAGGGTAATCTGGGTATGTTGTATGCACAGAAGGACTTTGATGAATTTGACGTCTCTAAGGCAGAAGCATATCTCCTCCAGGCTGTGCATGAGCTTGAAGCAATTGGCAGTAAGCGAGAACTCTACGAGTACCTAAAGGAACTGGCCAGGTTGTATCAGGATATGGAGCAATGGAAACCAGCCTTAGAGTATTATGTGAAGTATATTCAGGTTGAGAAAGAAGTTCAAAGTGAAGAGGCCCGGCGTGCTGCCGAACGTCTGGATGCCGAACGCATTGAAAATGCCCGTCAAAAAGAAATCGAGATCGAACGAACACGATCAAAGGAGAGAGAACAAATACTAAACAACATTTTACCCGAGTCAATAACAACGCGGCTGATTAATGGAGAGAATCCGATTGCAGACTATTTTGACTCCGTTTCGATACTGTTTATGGATATTGTTGGATTCACCGGAATAGCCTCGACAGCCGGAGTTTCACAAATACTATTCCTGCTAAATACGGTGTTTACCATTACAGACGGTATCATGAAAGAATATGGTCTGGAAAAGATTAAAACAATTGGCGACGCCTATATGGCGGTGTCGGGCGCTCCCGTGTACCGTGAGGATCATGCACACTACACGGCACAGGCAGCCTTAGCACTACGGGATGCCATCGGTTCGCTTAGCCTGCGTGATTATAGCTCAAGCCCTGATCAACTGAAAGGTTTGCCAGACGGAATTCAGGTCCGTATCGGTGTTCACTGTGGCTCGGTTGCCGCTGGTGTTGTTGGTAATAGTAAGTTTTTCTATGATATGTGGGGCGATACCGTAAATACGGCCGCACGCCTTGAATCACATGGTCAGACGGGTAAGATTCACGTTTCCAAAGCTTTTGCAGTAAACCCATTTACGCAGTCGGATGCATATTGCTTTGTTCAACGCGGTACAATGGAGATTAAAGGGAAGGGGCTGATGGAAACGTATTTTCTAGAGAGAAAACGGTTCAATTGA
- a CDS encoding tetratricopeptide repeat protein produces MNQQKTIAEIELILYANPYSHNVELIQQCINELEMIKSPRAATLVLYAKARIQHAQSNSKISSELYKQCIDKFVIESDKIGTAHSCTGLGLCYGAMEMYPQALESLNRALTLFTELDDKENLPIIFSNLSRMYFLTENYALAVEYSEQAAAKYEERNDKLGLARAITNIGIVNYYSGDYPGAFEYYERALNLFTEIGSKYGIASVNMNIGGVHVTTGNYPLAIEYFERALTMHEELGDKIEVARTIGNMGAEYTETGNLSLGLEYITRSLLTYEELGEMAEIAGLTGNIAEIYRRLHHYDLALSNAQKSLELSNKLGMNQKSVDALSTIIEIYLAMEDLAQAEQVISALDNITALQPRSAIAVAHARCGVKIARGNLTGVADILTSTLELAKNHGLKNPGSRNSQAPA; encoded by the coding sequence ATGAATCAACAAAAAACAATTGCAGAAATTGAACTAATATTATACGCGAACCCGTACAGCCATAATGTTGAGCTGATCCAGCAGTGTATCAATGAGCTCGAGATGATTAAATCACCAAGAGCAGCTACATTAGTGTTGTATGCAAAGGCACGTATTCAGCATGCTCAATCAAATAGCAAAATAAGTTCAGAACTCTACAAACAATGTATCGACAAGTTTGTAATCGAAAGTGATAAAATTGGTACTGCTCACTCATGCACTGGGTTAGGGTTATGCTACGGTGCTATGGAAATGTACCCACAGGCGCTAGAGAGCCTCAATAGAGCCCTTACGCTGTTTACAGAGCTTGACGACAAAGAGAATTTGCCAATAATATTCAGTAACCTGAGTAGGATGTATTTCCTTACGGAAAACTATGCTTTAGCTGTGGAGTATTCTGAGCAAGCAGCTGCGAAATACGAAGAGCGAAACGATAAACTTGGCCTGGCACGCGCGATAACGAATATTGGAATCGTGAATTATTATTCAGGTGATTATCCAGGGGCTTTTGAATATTACGAGCGTGCGTTGAACCTGTTTACTGAAATAGGTTCAAAATATGGTATTGCATCTGTTAATATGAATATTGGCGGCGTACATGTTACTACAGGGAATTATCCGCTGGCTATAGAGTATTTCGAACGTGCACTAACCATGCACGAAGAACTGGGAGATAAAATCGAAGTTGCACGAACGATTGGGAATATGGGTGCAGAATACACCGAAACTGGTAACCTATCGCTTGGCTTGGAGTATATAACGCGCTCACTCTTAACATATGAAGAGCTGGGAGAAATGGCCGAAATCGCAGGGCTAACAGGTAACATTGCTGAAATATATCGCAGGCTTCATCATTATGACCTGGCTCTGAGCAATGCTCAAAAGTCGCTTGAGCTGAGTAATAAGCTAGGTATGAATCAAAAATCAGTAGATGCCCTTAGTACAATTATAGAAATTTATCTTGCGATGGAAGATTTGGCTCAAGCAGAGCAGGTAATTAGCGCTCTTGATAACATAACGGCACTTCAACCAAGAAGCGCAATAGCGGTTGCGCACGCACGCTGTGGAGTTAAGATAGCTCGAGGCAATTTGACGGGCGTGGCTGACATACTAACCTCTACCTTGGAGCTGGCCAAAAATCACGGGTTAAAAAATCCAGGAAGCAGAAACTCACAAGCTCCTGCGTGA
- the nadA gene encoding quinolinate synthase NadA, with the protein MNSTNLNTEQLKTLISNLRESKNAVILAHYYQVPEIQEIADYVGDSLGLSQQAAKTDADMIVFSGVHFMAETAKILNPGKKVVLPDLAAGCSLADSCPPDAFKRFIDEKNASGRRHTVVTYINCSAEVKALSDIICTSSNAIDIVNSIPQDQPIIFAPDKNLGRYVANQTGRDLVLWEGACIVHEAFSIDKLIRLSNQFPEAKIIAHPESETHILQVARFVGSTSSMINFVKNDSARQFIVATEAGILHKMREEAPEKELIPAPANEDNTCACSECAFMKVNTLEKLYLCMRDELPAIEIPEDIRIKALTPIARMLELSASKQHVPVPA; encoded by the coding sequence GTGAATAGCACTAATTTAAATACTGAACAGCTAAAGACGCTGATATCAAATTTGCGCGAATCAAAGAATGCCGTCATTCTTGCCCATTACTATCAGGTACCGGAAATTCAGGAGATAGCTGACTACGTTGGTGATAGTCTTGGTCTTTCACAGCAGGCTGCGAAAACCGATGCAGACATGATTGTTTTCTCCGGCGTCCACTTTATGGCCGAAACAGCCAAGATCCTCAATCCCGGTAAAAAAGTTGTTCTGCCCGATCTGGCAGCAGGGTGCTCTCTCGCCGATTCGTGTCCGCCCGATGCATTTAAACGGTTTATTGATGAAAAGAATGCTTCCGGCCGGCGCCACACGGTGGTTACCTATATCAACTGCAGCGCAGAAGTCAAAGCACTCAGCGATATCATCTGTACATCGTCAAATGCTATAGATATTGTCAACTCAATCCCTCAGGATCAGCCAATAATTTTTGCACCCGATAAGAATCTTGGCAGGTATGTTGCCAATCAGACGGGTAGGGATCTTGTGTTATGGGAAGGGGCTTGTATTGTACACGAAGCATTTTCAATTGATAAGTTAATCCGGCTGAGCAACCAGTTTCCTGAGGCAAAAATCATTGCCCATCCGGAATCGGAAACACATATTCTACAGGTTGCCCGCTTTGTCGGATCAACATCTTCAATGATCAACTTTGTGAAAAATGACAGTGCCCGGCAGTTTATTGTAGCTACTGAAGCCGGTATTCTTCACAAGATGCGCGAAGAAGCACCGGAGAAAGAGCTCATACCGGCACCAGCGAACGAAGACAATACCTGCGCTTGCAGCGAGTGTGCATTTATGAAGGTAAACACGTTAGAGAAGTTGTATCTCTGTATGCGTGACGAATTACCGGCCATCGAGATTCCCGAAGATATTCGTATAAAAGCACTAACGCCAATTGCACGAATGCTTGAATTATCTGCAAGCAAACAGCATGTACCCGTACCTGCATGA
- a CDS encoding adenylate/guanylate cyclase domain-containing protein, which produces MAQSLYNSLDDKRGIAIITGMLGEISLSMQDRSAALDQFHQAIRLLQREDETELVRRYTCMVVTVLIKQGDIERAAETFSKIDTAEISDPNERIPVEIAHALLLNAGGQRSAATASLERCLALSREYGLKRQEMAVHSELRDFARVDRDLAAYILHNDECQRVGEEISSRESAIQLALSSKEKEILAEREERERERAVLYSTLPKTVADRIISGELVTGDHFDEAAVLFADVVGFSHNSAGTGASQVTALLAQIFEDFDEACERYAVTKVKTIGDSYMCFCAEGNALVNATAVANVAAHIVDSNFTWPGGSDRSEQQQSRVQFRVGVAIGPLVAGVIGTDRLQYDVWGDTVNTASRLESTGEAGRIQVNESFVHALAEAPFQLIPRGTIEVKGKGAIHTWWLESRI; this is translated from the coding sequence ATGGCGCAAAGCTTGTACAATTCTTTGGACGACAAACGAGGAATTGCAATCATAACCGGTATGCTCGGTGAAATCAGCCTTAGTATGCAGGATCGGTCTGCAGCCCTGGATCAGTTTCATCAGGCAATCAGATTGCTTCAAAGAGAAGATGAAACAGAGCTGGTTCGACGATACACATGCATGGTAGTAACAGTATTGATTAAACAAGGAGATATCGAGCGAGCAGCAGAAACATTTAGCAAGATAGACACTGCGGAAATCTCCGACCCGAATGAAAGAATCCCGGTAGAGATTGCACACGCACTACTGCTCAATGCTGGGGGGCAGCGCTCTGCGGCAACGGCCTCGCTTGAACGATGTTTGGCGCTCTCACGCGAATACGGTCTGAAACGGCAGGAAATGGCTGTTCACAGCGAACTGCGTGATTTTGCCCGTGTAGATCGCGACCTGGCTGCCTACATTCTGCATAATGACGAGTGCCAGCGAGTAGGCGAGGAAATAAGTAGCAGGGAGTCAGCCATACAGCTTGCATTGTCATCGAAAGAAAAAGAAATTCTGGCAGAGCGCGAAGAGCGCGAGCGGGAGAGAGCGGTACTGTACTCTACGCTGCCAAAAACAGTTGCCGATAGAATCATTTCCGGTGAGTTGGTAACGGGTGACCATTTTGATGAAGCCGCTGTGTTATTTGCTGATGTTGTTGGGTTCTCACACAATAGTGCCGGCACGGGGGCATCCCAGGTAACCGCATTGTTGGCACAAATCTTTGAAGACTTTGATGAAGCCTGCGAGCGCTATGCCGTAACAAAGGTTAAAACAATCGGTGACTCCTACATGTGTTTTTGTGCGGAAGGGAATGCACTGGTAAACGCAACAGCGGTAGCGAATGTGGCTGCTCATATCGTTGATTCCAACTTCACGTGGCCAGGTGGCTCCGATAGAAGCGAACAGCAGCAGTCACGGGTACAGTTCCGCGTCGGCGTGGCAATCGGGCCCCTGGTTGCCGGTGTAATTGGTACCGACAGACTCCAGTATGATGTCTGGGGTGATACCGTTAATACGGCTTCGCGCTTGGAGAGTACCGGTGAGGCCGGACGCATCCAGGTGAATGAATCGTTTGTACATGCACTGGCCGAAGCCCCCTTCCAACTTATTCCCAGAGGTACGATTGAGGTAAAGGGTAAGGGGGCTATACACACGTGGTGGTTGGAGAGCAGAATATGA
- a CDS encoding adenylate/guanylate cyclase domain-containing protein, which produces MQAKEREIRAERDECERERAILYSTLPKSVADRMVKGETVDGDHFDNAAILFADIVGFTSHSSILHPQQITEFLAQIYTEFDKLCEKYSVTKVKTIGDSYMCFKGDGEAEENANSVARVALSIINSNFKWPVPGGGETTAPDPVQFRIGIAMGPATAGVIGTDRFQYDVWSDTVNLASRMESTGEPGRIQVNETCAQALALRIPSSVLYTLVPRGTVDVKGIGTVQTWWLEGGEVTDQYRESILPSTLGVARGTGRQVSSMYALCISKLRVSVLPWCSA; this is translated from the coding sequence ATGCAGGCTAAAGAGCGCGAGATACGTGCAGAGCGTGATGAGTGTGAACGAGAAAGAGCGATCTTATACTCAACCCTTCCAAAGAGTGTTGCCGACAGGATGGTAAAAGGTGAAACAGTTGACGGCGACCATTTTGACAATGCTGCTATACTCTTCGCCGATATTGTCGGCTTTACCTCTCATAGCAGCATTTTACATCCACAGCAGATAACAGAATTTCTTGCTCAGATTTACACAGAGTTTGACAAGCTATGTGAGAAATACTCTGTCACTAAAGTTAAAACTATTGGCGACTCATACATGTGTTTTAAAGGCGATGGTGAAGCAGAGGAAAACGCAAACTCAGTAGCCCGGGTAGCATTGTCCATAATAAACTCAAACTTCAAGTGGCCGGTTCCCGGCGGAGGCGAAACCACAGCACCGGACCCGGTACAGTTCAGAATCGGTATTGCAATGGGGCCTGCCACCGCCGGCGTTATCGGCACCGACAGGTTCCAGTACGACGTCTGGAGCGATACCGTGAACCTTGCCTCTCGAATGGAGAGTACCGGAGAGCCCGGACGCATCCAGGTGAATGAAACATGTGCACAAGCCCTTGCCTTGCGCATCCCGTCCTCTGTCCTTTACACCCTTGTTCCCCGAGGCACTGTAGACGTCAAAGGGATTGGGACTGTACAAACGTGGTGGTTAGAGGGGGGTGAGGTTACCGATCAGTATAGAGAGAGCATACTGCCTTCAACGCTTGGAGTTGCTCGTGGTACTGGAAGACAGGTTTCGTCCATGTACGCCTTATGTATTAGCAAACTAAGGGTTTCGGTTTTGCCGTGGTGCAGCGCTTGA
- a CDS encoding tetratricopeptide repeat protein has translation MTSSVFELCEHTLNKAVQTRSSDELQKFLEELSDVPGSTADGVRHFIRGGLALNAREFKSAIAEYQNARDVFGSIGYNLGKAHAASQLGIVLHMTDDYNQALECYRSAMLIFSELDQIRGVASVTGNMGLLYTHTGKHLEAMECYQRALAFNERIGDKRYAAITTSCLGQLSVSLGNRVEAFEYYQQSLELYKEIDSKDGIAIVTGNIGIVYYESGNYPEALEHFHIAFDIGEARGDTRSIAIVAGNLGNAYTAIRKTELAIEYYKKSIALQEVNENKKGIAHVSLGLGRVYQTMGDYQSSQHYFRQAFNLFKEIGLLDDCASAVCALASLFVVNKDIDAAERIMKELSSLEYTRPFTIIDVERMRAELLLYKGRFDEAKSIIQSAIELAGLHEYRSKQAECYGLMCRLAEGINDIDEYIENHKQYDTLAKEISGKDAAIKLAIQSKDRELRKERDEREKERMVLYSALPKSVADRLIRGTSMIADDYDNAAILFMDVVGLPVTAVS, from the coding sequence ATGACCAGTTCTGTATTTGAATTGTGCGAACATACGTTGAACAAAGCAGTTCAGACCAGGAGCTCGGACGAACTGCAGAAGTTTCTGGAAGAGCTTTCCGATGTACCCGGAAGCACTGCTGATGGAGTACGCCACTTTATCCGGGGTGGTTTGGCACTCAATGCACGAGAATTTAAGTCGGCAATAGCAGAGTACCAGAATGCACGTGATGTTTTTGGGAGTATCGGCTATAACCTTGGCAAAGCTCATGCAGCTTCGCAGTTGGGAATAGTACTACACATGACCGATGATTACAATCAGGCACTCGAATGCTACCGAAGTGCGATGTTGATATTTTCAGAACTTGATCAGATCCGTGGAGTTGCGTCAGTAACCGGCAACATGGGGCTGCTTTACACCCACACTGGCAAGCACCTGGAAGCGATGGAATGTTATCAGCGAGCGCTTGCTTTTAATGAGCGGATAGGCGATAAACGCTATGCTGCAATTACAACCAGTTGTTTGGGGCAACTCTCCGTAAGCCTCGGTAATCGAGTTGAGGCGTTCGAATATTACCAGCAGTCATTGGAATTATATAAGGAGATTGACAGTAAGGATGGAATAGCAATCGTAACCGGGAATATCGGCATTGTCTATTATGAATCTGGTAATTATCCGGAGGCACTCGAGCATTTCCATATAGCCTTTGACATCGGCGAAGCTCGGGGTGATACGCGTAGTATTGCCATCGTAGCTGGAAACCTGGGTAATGCTTATACAGCCATCCGAAAGACTGAGCTTGCGATTGAGTACTATAAAAAGTCAATAGCATTACAAGAAGTAAATGAAAACAAAAAAGGTATCGCCCATGTATCGCTCGGCTTAGGTCGGGTTTACCAAACCATGGGAGATTATCAGAGCAGCCAGCACTATTTCCGTCAGGCATTCAACCTGTTTAAGGAGATTGGCTTACTCGATGACTGTGCATCAGCGGTATGTGCACTTGCATCGTTATTTGTTGTTAACAAGGATATTGATGCAGCGGAACGTATAATGAAGGAGCTTAGCTCCCTTGAATATACCCGGCCGTTTACCATTATCGATGTAGAGCGTATGCGTGCCGAACTGCTGCTGTACAAAGGTCGTTTTGATGAGGCAAAATCCATAATCCAGTCAGCTATTGAATTGGCAGGTTTACACGAGTATAGGAGTAAGCAGGCTGAATGCTATGGCCTGATGTGCAGGCTTGCAGAAGGCATAAATGATATTGACGAATACATTGAAAACCATAAGCAGTATGATACGTTGGCAAAGGAGATCAGCGGCAAGGATGCTGCGATAAAACTTGCAATTCAGTCAAAAGATCGTGAACTGCGCAAAGAGAGGGATGAACGTGAAAAGGAACGAATGGTACTCTACTCAGCTCTGCCGAAAAGCGTTGCTGACAGGCTGATTCGCGGGACGTCCATGATTGCTGACGACTATGACAATGCTGCAATTCTATTCATGGATGTTGTAGGATTACCAGTCACAGCAGTCAGTTGA